A stretch of the Diadema setosum chromosome 16, eeDiaSeto1, whole genome shotgun sequence genome encodes the following:
- the LOC140240094 gene encoding ras-related protein Rab-20-like encodes MAASTDKKKADIKIVIVGDACVGKTSFIRRYMDGTFTENPGQTVGACFFLKQWGKYNIALWDTAGEERFSGLSSFYCRDASAAIIAYDITRRNSFELLQERYIPLLEAAKEDCLLCMTGMKKDLLSERSREVTQDEAKEFAFRLNASRFQAIKRGDPHKKIKEPFFETSSKSGENVDKVFQYIFTSLLPSDGTLEAKRPDTVQLDGDKQPSIETPKSRGCCN; translated from the exons ATGGCAGCGTCAACTGACAAGAAAAAAGC AGACATAAAGATTGTCATTGTGGGAGACGCCTGCGTTGGGAAGACAAGTTTCATCAGACGCTACATGGATGGCACATTTACAGAAAATCCTGGT cAAACAGTTGGTGCCTGCTTCTTTCTGAAACAGTGGGGAAAATACAACATTGCATTATGG GACACAGCAGGAGAGGAGAGATTCTCCGGCCTGAGCTCCTTCTACTGCCGCGACGCCTCGGCCGCCATCATCGCATACGACATCACGAGGAGGAACTCCTTTGAGCTCCTGCAGGAGCGCTACATTCCCCTCTTGGAAGCGGCCAAGGAGGACTGCCTGCTGTGTATGACGGGGATGAAGAAGGATCTCTTGTCGGAACGTTCCAG AGAGGTGACGCAAGATGAGGCCAAGGAGTTTGCCTTTCGGCTCAACGCAAGCCGCTTCCAGGCCATCAAGCGCGGTGACCCCCACAAGAAGATCAAGGAGCCCTTCTTCGAGACCAGCTCCAAGAGCGGGGAGAACGTGGACAAAGTTTTCCAGTACATCTTCACCAGCCTGCTGCCCAGCGACGGGACGTTGGAGGCCAAGCGGCCGGACACAGTGCAGTTGGACGGAGACAAACAACCATCGATAGAGACTCCAAAGAGCAGAGGGTGCTGTAACTGA